In Mesorhizobium sp. M9A.F.Ca.ET.002.03.1.2, the DNA window GCTCGACGCCGATGATTTCAGTCGCCGGCGAGAGATAGTGGAAGGCAAGCGAGACGCCGCCGATCAGGCCGCCGCCGCCGACCGCGCAGAACAGCAGGTCGGCTTGCGCGCCCTTGGCTGCCAACTGGTCGAGCGCCTCAAGCCCAGCGCCGGCCTGGCCGGCGACGATCTCCGGATCGTCGAAAGGATGCAGCAGGGTGAGTTTCTCGGTCTCGGCGATCTCACGCGCTCGTACGGCCGCGACTTCCTCACGCGCACGCTCGCCATGGTCGGTCAGCACGACACGCGCGCCATAGCCTGCTGTGGCGTCGCGTTTGGCGGCAGGTGCATCGATCGGCATGACGATGGTGACGGGGATGCCGAGCGCCTGGCCGGCCGCGGCCAGCCCTTGCGCGAAATTGCCGGAGGAATAGGCGACGACGCCTGTCCTCGCCTCTTCGGGCGACAGCCGCTTCAATCGCCAATAGGCGCCGCGCACCTTGAAGGAGCCGGCCCATTGCAGCGACTCCGGCTTGACGAAGACGCGGGCGGCGCCCGTCTCCGCGGCGAGTGCCGCCGATTCCAGCAGCGGCGTGATCTGCGTCGCCTTGCCGGTGACGGCATAGGCCTGCCTGAGGTGGTCGAGGGAGGGGACGAAGGTTGTCATCATTCGCCTCGCGGATACCGCTTGCTCTCTTCGAGATTGTCAAGGTTCATGTGGTTGCGCATGTAGCGTTCCGAAGCCTTCTGCAGCGGCTGGAATTCCCAGGGGTAGTGGGTGCCGTTACGCAGCGCCGGATAGACCACCCAGCGGCGCGCCTGGCTGACGCGCACGGCGGCGTCGAAGGCGGCCATGTCCCAGCGCGCCCGGACCTTGTCGCTGAACGCTGCCAGCAGCGAGGCATGCGCCGGATCGGCGGCGAGATTGGTCAGCTCCCGCGGATCCGATTCAAGATCAAACAGTTGCGGCGGATCGATCTCGCAATGGATGAATTTGTAGCGGCCCTCGCGGATCGCCACCATCGGCGCGTTGGAGCCTTCCGCCGCATATTCCATCAGCACCGGTGCGGTGCGGGTCTTCCCGTCGAGCAGCGGCAGCAGAGACTGGCCGTCGGTCCACGGCGCAATCGCGCTCATATCGATGCCGGCGAGGTCGCAAAGCGTCGGCGTCACGTCGAGATTGGAGACCGGCGCGTCGATCAGGGCGGCTGGGACGTCCTTTCCGGCGATCATCAGCGGCACCCGCGCCGAGCCTTCGAAAAAGCACATCTTGAACCACAGACCGCGCTCGCCGAGCATGTCGCCGTGATCCGAGCAGAACAGGATGATCGTGTCGTCGAGCATTCGCGTGCGCTCGAGCACCGACAGCAATTCGCCGACCTTGTCGTCGAGATAGGAGATGTTGGCGAAATAGCCGCGCCTTGCGCGGCGAGTCTGCTCCGGGGTGATATCGAAACTGTCGTAGTCGCTGGCCCGGTAGAGCCGCTGCGAATGCGGGTCCTGTTCGTCATAAGGGATGAAGCCCACTTCAGGCTCGAGCGCCGGGCAGTTCTCGTAAAGATCCCAATAGCGCCGCCGGGCGACATAGGGATCGTGCGGATGGGTGAAGGAAACGGTCAGGCACCAGGGCCGGCGCGCCGCATCGTCGGAAACGCGGGCGAAATCATAGAGCTTCTGCGCCGCGTGGAAGGCGACCTCGTCGTCATACTCCATCTGGTTGGTGATCTCGGCGACGCCGGCGCCAGCCACGGAACCGAGATTGTGATACCACCAGTCGATCCGCTCGCCGGGCTTGCGATAATCCGGCGTCCAGCCGAAATCGGCGGGATAGATGTCGGTGGTCAGCCGTTCCTCGAAGCCGTGCAACTGGTCCGGCCCGACGAAATGCATCTTGCCGGAGAGACAGGTGTGGTAGCCGGCGGCGCGCAGATGATGCGCGTAGGTCGGGATCGACGAGGCGAATTCGGCGGCATTGTCATAGACCTCGGTGCGCGACGGCAACTGGCCGCTCATGAACGAGGCGCGGCCCGGCGCGCAGAGCGGCGAGGCGGTGTAGTTGTTGCAAAAGCGCGCCGAGCGGGCGGCGAGCGCCTTCAGATGCGGCGCATGCAGGAAGTCAGCCGGTCCATCCGGAAACAACGTTCCGTTGAGCTGATCGACCATGATGATCAGGATATTGGGTCGCTTGGTCGTCACTGTGCGTTCCGCCGGCTCAGTTTGGTTTCGAGATAATCCTCGATCAGTGCGATCGCGGTCGCGGCATTGGGCACGCCGTCCTTCAGCGCGCGCCTAATATAGAGCCCGTCGATCAGCGCAGCCGTCGCCTCGGCGACGCGGTCGGCTTCGCTTCTCGGCAGGATACCGGTCAGTCCGCTCAACAGATTGGAATGCAGGCGCCTCGCATAGACCTTGAGCAGCCGGCGCAGCGCCGGCGATTTCTGCGCCTCGACATAGAAGGCGAGCCAGGCGGCGATGGTTTCGGCCTGGAACTGGACGTCGGAGAAATTGACGGCGACCACGGCCGAAACGCGCTGGCGTGCCGTGCTGGTCGATCGAAGCGCCCGCCGCATGTCGGCGGTCAGCTCGGCCAGGATGTGCCGCATCGTCGCCAGCAAAAGCTCGTCCTTGGCGCCGAAATAGTGATGGGCAAGCGCCGAGGACACGCCGGCGCGCCCGGCGATTTCCGACATCGTCACGTCAAGCGAACCGCGCTCGCCGATCGCCGAGATCGTCGCGTCGATGAGCGCCCTGCGGCGCAATGGCTCCATTCCGACTTTCGGCATTCTTGCTCCGGCCTTTTGCAACGAGCTTATTTTTTATTGACGGATCAATCAACAAAAATCCGGCTCGATTTTGGTGCCGAGACCATTCGGTCAACATCAAGCGTTCCAACATCAAGTGACCCTCAGCGAGCTGGGCGCAGCGGACATTAGAGTCTTTTAAAGGGAGGCAACGCGTGGGAGATTGCCGTTCGGCATGGCTCTGCTGAACGGCCTTTTGGCGGACAAAGCTGCCGTTCGCTACGTGGACGAGCAGGCAGCTATCGCTTTATCATCCAGACGATTGCCGTCTTGTACCCGGCGTTCTCAAGGACCGGAGGCACTTTCATCGCGATGTCGACCCCGCCGTAAATCTTTGCAGCCAGATCCCTCCGAGATCCACGTCGCCACGATTCTGCGCAACACCCAAGCAATTCAGTCCTTCAAGCCACACGGCCATAAACCTTCGGACCCGAGCAATGAGAAACGGGGAAATCGTCATAGCCTGGGCCTTTCGCCGCCATGCTACCATGTTACGGGGCAGGGAAGCTGATAGGTACCGGGCCGGCCGTCTGGTCGCTCATCCCGCTGCCGGCTCATAGCCGTACGCTTCACCCCGGCGCACCACGCGACCGATTCCCGGCCAGCCAAGGTGCGCGCCGGCGATCCACGTTCCCGCCTCGGCCGCGTCACGAAAAACCTTTAAGCGGGTTGCGCGTGCCGTCGCCTGATCGTCGTCATAGCCCCAACTGAACGTGGGATTGCCGAACTGCAAAGCCGGCACATGAACGACGTCCCCGAAGAACAGGAAACTGTCCTCGCCGGTGTCAAACGTGTAGCCGGTATGACCGGGAGCATGACCCGGCAAGGCGACGGCCTTCAATCGCTCGGCCACCTGGTCACCATTCCGGACAGGCCTAAGCAGCGGCCGGAACTGCGCGAGGTGCGCCTTGGCGAAGAAGCTCTCCACAGCTGCCTCGGGAATCACGATCGTCCTCAAGTTCGGAAACAGCACGCGGCCATCGGGGGTCAAAAGCCCGTACACATGATCCTGATGGGTGTGGGTGAGCGCCAGGGTCTTGATCGAAGCCGGGTCGATACTGGCCTCCGCCATGGTTTGCTCAAGACGCCCCACTGTGGAGGCCCAGCCTCCTCCTCCGCTGTCGATCAGAACGCCGTCAACGCCAGGACCTGCAAGGGCGAAGCAATTGACTGACAGGCGAAGCGGCCCTGCCTCCGCAGCTTGTGGAACGGGGTTATTCTGCGAGTCCCGCAAAAGGTCCGCCGGCATCTCGATGTAGCCGTCCGAGAGCGACCAGATGCGCCATGCTCCAGACGTACCGCTGAGAACGTTGTCGCTGTGGGATGTCACGATCACTGGGCTACCTCCCGGAAGTGTATTTTCTGCCTTCGCTGCCTTCGCAGTTGCGGGTGAACCTGCAACTGTGCCGCTAACCATAGACAAGGCCACTGCGCCAAAGAGGTCGCGTCGGGACATACCGCTCTTCACACGCATGGCATTTCCCTGAAACTGGTCCGCGCTAGGCACGACCATAAGACCGACACACGTGCACCGCCGCTTGACATCTCTCAAGGGCTGCCGAGAAAATCCAAAGAGGCTTGGCACCGTGAAGCTCTGGGGTCGGCCGGTGACAAGGAGATTTCCGCTGTCGAACCAAATGACGGTTTCGCCGGTAGCAGACCCGCTGATCCTGGCCGCTGCGGCGCGCGGTGTTCAACGTGCGATCACCGCAGCCGGCGTCAATTCGCATCGTGTCCTCGAACTTGCAGGCGTCGATCCGGCCAGGATCGCCGATCCCTTGCTGCGTCTCGAGCTCGGGGATTTTTGCCGGTTGTTCGACGTCGCAGCCCGCGAGACCGGTGACGATTTTTTCGGCGCACGTTTTGGACAGGCGTTGATGACGCCGCAGCACTTCAACGCGGTTAGCAAGCTGGTGGTCAGTGCCTCGACGGTTTGCGATGCTCTTGCGGCGCTTGCGGAGAATTACCGCTGGATCCAGGAAAACTCGAGGCTGCAATTCACTGTCCATCGGGGTTTCGCTTCGCTGGAATATCAGATCTGTGACGCCCGCATCTTGCACAAGCATCAGGACGCCGAGTTGACCATCGCTGCCCTCTGCGGCCTCATTCGGCACTTTCTCGGTTCCGCATGGCAGCCATCTGAAACGCATTTCGAACATGGGCGGGGCGGCTTGCGAAGGGACTACCAAAGAGTTTTTGGAGAGACCGTCTTCGATCAGAATACAAATGCAATTCTGATCGATTCGGCGTTGCTCGACCGGCCAATGCCCCAACAAAATGCGCGCGCCTTCGCCGAGTTTCGCGCCTTAATCCGCCACCAGCTCGCTTCTATGGACCGTGAAGTCGACCTGCGCAGCAACCGGGACAGCCGGCTGAGTCTGCTCGCACATATGATCGAAAGCCAGTACAAGGTTGGCGATGCATCCATCGGTGCTGTGGCCAAGCGCGTTGGCCTCACGGTGCATGGTCTTCGCAGGCAACTGAAGGACTGCGGCGTGGCCTATGACGAGCTCGTCCTGACCGTGCGGCAGACCGCGGCGAGACGCTACGTGGAGAACTCCGATTACGATTTGACGACCATCGCGCTCATGCTCGGCTATTCGGAGCTCAGCGCCTTCAGTCGGGCGTTCAAACGCTGGCACGGCCAAAGCCCGAGCGCGCTGCGAAGTCATGCTGCCGGTCGTTAACGCATGCAACCGGGCATGGATTGTGTGCGCCAGGCACTTCACGAAGCCTGGAAAACGGTTCATACATGAACAATATAACAGGGATCGTACCGCGACGGACGTGCTAGTCTTCGCGGAGAACGGAGATGACCATGACAGCATGCATCGTCGGCTGGGCGCATTCGCGCTTCGGCAAGCTCGAAGGCGAGACACTGGAGTGCCTGATCACCAAGGTTGCGACCGACGCGCTCGACCACGCCGGCATCGGTCCGGACGAGGTCGACGAGATCGTGCTCGGCCACTTCAATGCCGGCTTTTCCGCGCAGGATTTCACCGCAAGCCTGGTCCTGCAGGCCGACGACCGGCTGCGTTTCAAGCCGGCGACGCGCGTCGAAAACGCCTGCGCCACCGGCTCGGCCGCAGTCAGGCAAGGCATCCGCGCCATCGACGCCAATGCGGCGCGCATCGTGCTGGTGGTCGGTGCCGAGCAGATGACGACGACGCCTGGTCCCGAAATCGGCAAGAACCTTCTCAAGGCCTCGTATCTGCCGGAAGAAGGCGACACGCCGGCCGGCTTCGCCGGCGTCTTCGGCAAGATCGCGCAGGCCTATTTCCAGCGCTACGGCGACCAGTCCGACGCGCTGGCGATGATCGCCGCCAAGAACCACAAGAACGGCGTCGACAATCCCTACGCTCAGATGCGCAAGGATTTCGGCTACGAGTTCTGCCGGCACGAAAGCGAGAAGAACCCCTTCGTCGCCGGCCCTTTGAAGCGCACCGACTGTTCGCTGGTGTCGGACGGCGCCGCCGCCCTTGTCCTTGCCGACACGGCGACGGCGCTGAAGATGCGCCGCGCGGTCGCCTTCCGCGCCAACGAGCATGTGCAGGATTTCCTGCCGATGTCGAAGCGCGACATCTTGGCGTTCGAAGGCTGCGAGCATGCCTGGAACCAGGCTCTGAAGAAGGCCGGTGTGACGCTCGACGATCTGTCCTTCGTCGAGACGCATGACTGCTTCACTATCGCCGAGCTGATCGAATATGAGGCGATGGGCCTGGCGAAACCGGGCGAGGGCGCAAAACTGGCGCTGGACGGCGAGACGGCGAAGGACGGCCGGCTGCCGGTCAATCCGTCCGGCGGGCTGAAGGCCAAGGGCCACCCGATCGGCGCTACCGGCGTGTCAATGCACGTGCTGAGCGCCATGCAGCTTGTCGGCGAGGCCGGCGGCATCCAGGTGCCGGGAGCAAAGCTTGGCGGCATCTTCAACATGGGGGGTGCCGCGGTCGCCAACTACGTTTCCATTCTCGATCGGATCAGATAGAAACCGGCCCGCATTACAGCGCCGCGCACCTTTCCGGCGCGCAAAGGACGCTGGAACATTTTGATTTTGCGCATGACCTCGAAAGTCCGATTTCCGATTTTCGAGGTCATGCGCGAGTGGGGAATTCATGGCAAATCCGGTTCTGGTCGAAGTCTTGCGCGGCGCGGTGGTCGAGAGCGCCCATCGTGGCGCCGTTGCGGTTTTCGACGCCGACGGCAAGCCGTTGCTGGAGATCGGCGATACGGCACGCCCCGTGTTCCCGCGCTCGGCGGTCAAAGCGATCCAGGCGCTGCCGCTGGTCGAGAGCGGCGCCGCCGATGCCTATGGCTTCGGCGATCGGGAATTGGCGCTTGCCTGCGCCTCGCATTCCGGCGAACCCGCGCATGTCGAACTGGCGCGCGCGATGCTGGCGAAAGCCGGCCTCGACCGGACCGCGTTGGAGTGCGGCGCGCATTGGCCGTCGAGCCACGACGCGACGGTTGCGCTCGCCCGCGCCGGAGGCTTGCCGAACGCGCTGCACAACAATTGTTCGGGCAAGCATGCGGGCTTCCTCTGCACCTGCGTCCACGCCGGCATCGCCCATCGCGGCTATGTCAAATCAGGCCATGCCTCGCAAGAGATGGTGCGCGACGCGATGCAAGCGGTGACGGGTGCCGTCCATGACGCCGGTCATTGCGGCACCGACGGCTGCTCGATCCCAACCTATGCCGTGCCGCTGCGCAGCTTCGCGCTCGGCTTTGCCCGCATGGCGACCGGCGTCGGTTTTGAGCCCGTGCGCGCCAAGGCCGCGAAGCGGCTGCTTTCCGCCTGCATGGCCGAGCCCTTTTTTGTCGCCGGCACTGGCCGAACCGATGTCGCGCTGATGGAGGCCGCGCCCGGCCGGATTTTTGTCAAGGGGGGAGCTGAAGGCGTCTATTGCGCCGCACTTCCGGAGCTTGGCCTCGGCATTGCGCTGAAATGCGATGACGGCGCCGGCCGCGCGGCCGAATCCATGGTTGCCGCGGTCATTGCCAAGCTGCTGCATGCGGACGAGGTCCTGGCCGCGAAGCTGCTCGAACTGGCAAACGCGCCCATCGAAAGCCGGATCGGCACCAAGGTCGGCGCTGTCAGGCCCACTGCCGCACTGGGTTGAGAACGAGCTTTCAGCTCACATGATTGCGCTCGACGGTCAGATGCGCATAGCCGGCACTGCCTGACGAGGCGAGGTCGCCGGTCACCGGCTCGGCCCAGCGGTGGCCGACGATCGCGCCGTTTTGGGCGCCGTCGATGACATTGTCGGAGATGACCGCCGTCCCGGCGCCCTCGACCACGGTGACGGCGATGCCGGTTCCGGCCTTGTGGATGATGTTTGCGGTGGCGACCACGTTGCGCATGAACGGCCCCCAGCCGATGTGCATGCCGTAGAGCGGCGCATTCTCGATGACGTTACCGGAAACGGCGGTATCCGCCTCGACGCTGATGCCGACGCCGAAACCAGGCGCATCGGCAGGGTAGGGGCCTGACGTCGAGAGGTTGCGGACGATGTTTCCGGAACACACGCCCATGCGGCCGCCCTCGTTGAAATTGACGATCGAGATGCCATTGGCGGCGCCATCGACGATGTTGTTGCCGACGACCGCTCCTTCGAAGGAGAATTCGCAATAGAGCGCCGTTTCACCCGACCGCGAGCAGGTGTTGCCGGTGACATGCAGATTGCTGGCGCTGTTGGCGCGGATCGCCGAAAACGCGCAGTCCGCGACGATATTGCCCGAGATGATGACGTTGCCGGCGCGGAACGCATTGATGCCGCTGCCGTTCTGGCCGGTCCCGCCGTTGCGCGCCTGGATGCGTTCGACGCGGTTGCCGCTGACGATGGTGCCGTCCTCGGCCGCTTGCCAGCGATGCACGAGGATACCGCCATTGGCGCAGTCGGACACCGTGTTGCCCGATATCTCCAGGCCGGCGGCTTCGACCGAATAGATGCCGGCGTCGGCCGCGCCGGATATTTCCGAGCGTTCGATGCGGCCTGAAGCGTGCTCGAGCGCCAACCCACTCTTGCCGCTGCCGGTGATCTGGCAATTGTCGATGACGAGATGGTTGACGCGGCGGAGGTCGAGCAGGCCTTGCGCGTAGTCGCCCATCCAGCGGTTGGTGCCGTCGAACACCAGTCCGGTGAATTCGATATGCTCGGCCTGTTCTGCCATGAGCAGATGGCCGTTGCCGCCATAGACGATCCGCGATGCGCCCGGCACGCCGGAAAGTCTGATACGTTTGGGCAGCGACAGGTTGGATACGATATAGGTTCCCGGCGGCAGGAACACCGGCATGTCGCGGTCGTTTGCGTCGCGCAGCAGCCTGGCGAAGGCTTTGCTTTGGTCGTCAAGCGCACCGGGCTGCACGCCGAGGTCGGCAGCGTTGATCGAGCCGCGCATCGAGGCATTCTCGACGCCGGGCAGGCTGGCCGCCGCTGCCTTGCCGAGCGAGAGGCCCATGACGGCAAAGCCGGCGGTTTGCGTAAGCAAATTTCGTCTGTTCAACATCGGTACAGATTCCCAGCGTTCGGCCGTC includes these proteins:
- a CDS encoding threonine/serine dehydratase, giving the protein MMTTFVPSLDHLRQAYAVTGKATQITPLLESAALAAETGAARVFVKPESLQWAGSFKVRGAYWRLKRLSPEEARTGVVAYSSGNFAQGLAAAGQALGIPVTIVMPIDAPAAKRDATAGYGARVVLTDHGERAREEVAAVRAREIAETEKLTLLHPFDDPEIVAGQAGAGLEALDQLAAKGAQADLLFCAVGGGGLIGGVSLAFHYLSPATEIIGVEPEGFDGMGSSLRHGAIETMPIGPKSICDGLMARKPGEAPFAAVKTAGVRGVTVDDASVRRAMRIAFERMKLVLEPSGAASLAALLGGKVDLAGKTVLVVATGGNVSLADFMAHMNHA
- a CDS encoding AraC family transcriptional regulator, which encodes MKLWGRPVTRRFPLSNQMTVSPVADPLILAAAARGVQRAITAAGVNSHRVLELAGVDPARIADPLLRLELGDFCRLFDVAARETGDDFFGARFGQALMTPQHFNAVSKLVVSASTVCDALAALAENYRWIQENSRLQFTVHRGFASLEYQICDARILHKHQDAELTIAALCGLIRHFLGSAWQPSETHFEHGRGGLRRDYQRVFGETVFDQNTNAILIDSALLDRPMPQQNARAFAEFRALIRHQLASMDREVDLRSNRDSRLSLLAHMIESQYKVGDASIGAVAKRVGLTVHGLRRQLKDCGVAYDELVLTVRQTAARRYVENSDYDLTTIALMLGYSELSAFSRAFKRWHGQSPSALRSHAAGR
- the betC gene encoding choline-sulfatase — its product is MTTKRPNILIIMVDQLNGTLFPDGPADFLHAPHLKALAARSARFCNNYTASPLCAPGRASFMSGQLPSRTEVYDNAAEFASSIPTYAHHLRAAGYHTCLSGKMHFVGPDQLHGFEERLTTDIYPADFGWTPDYRKPGERIDWWYHNLGSVAGAGVAEITNQMEYDDEVAFHAAQKLYDFARVSDDAARRPWCLTVSFTHPHDPYVARRRYWDLYENCPALEPEVGFIPYDEQDPHSQRLYRASDYDSFDITPEQTRRARRGYFANISYLDDKVGELLSVLERTRMLDDTIILFCSDHGDMLGERGLWFKMCFFEGSARVPLMIAGKDVPAALIDAPVSNLDVTPTLCDLAGIDMSAIAPWTDGQSLLPLLDGKTRTAPVLMEYAAEGSNAPMVAIREGRYKFIHCEIDPPQLFDLESDPRELTNLAADPAHASLLAAFSDKVRARWDMAAFDAAVRVSQARRWVVYPALRNGTHYPWEFQPLQKASERYMRNHMNLDNLEESKRYPRGE
- the betI gene encoding transcriptional regulator BetI is translated as MPKVGMEPLRRRALIDATISAIGERGSLDVTMSEIAGRAGVSSALAHHYFGAKDELLLATMRHILAELTADMRRALRSTSTARQRVSAVVAVNFSDVQFQAETIAAWLAFYVEAQKSPALRRLLKVYARRLHSNLLSGLTGILPRSEADRVAEATAALIDGLYIRRALKDGVPNAATAIALIEDYLETKLSRRNAQ
- a CDS encoding TIGR03808 family TAT-translocated repetitive protein codes for the protein MLNRRNLLTQTAGFAVMGLSLGKAAAASLPGVENASMRGSINAADLGVQPGALDDQSKAFARLLRDANDRDMPVFLPPGTYIVSNLSLPKRIRLSGVPGASRIVYGGNGHLLMAEQAEHIEFTGLVFDGTNRWMGDYAQGLLDLRRVNHLVIDNCQITGSGKSGLALEHASGRIERSEISGAADAGIYSVEAAGLEISGNTVSDCANGGILVHRWQAAEDGTIVSGNRVERIQARNGGTGQNGSGINAFRAGNVIISGNIVADCAFSAIRANSASNLHVTGNTCSRSGETALYCEFSFEGAVVGNNIVDGAANGISIVNFNEGGRMGVCSGNIVRNLSTSGPYPADAPGFGVGISVEADTAVSGNVIENAPLYGMHIGWGPFMRNVVATANIIHKAGTGIAVTVVEGAGTAVISDNVIDGAQNGAIVGHRWAEPVTGDLASSGSAGYAHLTVERNHVS
- a CDS encoding MBL fold metallo-hydrolase, translating into MIVTSHSDNVLSGTSGAWRIWSLSDGYIEMPADLLRDSQNNPVPQAAEAGPLRLSVNCFALAGPGVDGVLIDSGGGGWASTVGRLEQTMAEASIDPASIKTLALTHTHQDHVYGLLTPDGRVLFPNLRTIVIPEAAVESFFAKAHLAQFRPLLRPVRNGDQVAERLKAVALPGHAPGHTGYTFDTGEDSFLFFGDVVHVPALQFGNPTFSWGYDDDQATARATRLKVFRDAAEAGTWIAGAHLGWPGIGRVVRRGEAYGYEPAAG
- a CDS encoding acetyl-CoA acetyltransferase gives rise to the protein MTACIVGWAHSRFGKLEGETLECLITKVATDALDHAGIGPDEVDEIVLGHFNAGFSAQDFTASLVLQADDRLRFKPATRVENACATGSAAVRQGIRAIDANAARIVLVVGAEQMTTTPGPEIGKNLLKASYLPEEGDTPAGFAGVFGKIAQAYFQRYGDQSDALAMIAAKNHKNGVDNPYAQMRKDFGYEFCRHESEKNPFVAGPLKRTDCSLVSDGAAALVLADTATALKMRRAVAFRANEHVQDFLPMSKRDILAFEGCEHAWNQALKKAGVTLDDLSFVETHDCFTIAELIEYEAMGLAKPGEGAKLALDGETAKDGRLPVNPSGGLKAKGHPIGATGVSMHVLSAMQLVGEAGGIQVPGAKLGGIFNMGGAAVANYVSILDRIR
- a CDS encoding asparaginase — protein: MANPVLVEVLRGAVVESAHRGAVAVFDADGKPLLEIGDTARPVFPRSAVKAIQALPLVESGAADAYGFGDRELALACASHSGEPAHVELARAMLAKAGLDRTALECGAHWPSSHDATVALARAGGLPNALHNNCSGKHAGFLCTCVHAGIAHRGYVKSGHASQEMVRDAMQAVTGAVHDAGHCGTDGCSIPTYAVPLRSFALGFARMATGVGFEPVRAKAAKRLLSACMAEPFFVAGTGRTDVALMEAAPGRIFVKGGAEGVYCAALPELGLGIALKCDDGAGRAAESMVAAVIAKLLHADEVLAAKLLELANAPIESRIGTKVGAVRPTAALG